The window ATGGGGGCCTGTTCAGCCCCATAGAGATACAGGAAAAGCCCTCGGGCAGTATAACAGTGGAGTTGCCGGGCGGGATTTTGCTGCGGTTTTCGCAGTTGCCGCCGGTGGATTACTTGCGGGATTTGAGTTCAAAATTTAGCGGGTATTGATATGATCGGCTTTACCCCATCACAGCGGTATTACCTGAGCCGCCAGCCAGCTGACATGCGTAAGAGTTACGACGGGTTGAGCGGCCTGGTGCGCCAGGGCTTGGGCCGCGACCCGTTGAGCGGGGAGGTGTTCATATTCATGAACCGTCGTCGGACGCTGGTCAAGTTATTAGTGTGGGATCGCAGCGGCTTTGTGCTGTGGTCAAAGCGTCTGGAGCGGGGGACGTTCGAGTTGCCGCGCAGCACGGCGGTGGGCGCCTCGATCATTTTGGGCTGGGAAGAGTTGGTGTTGATCCTGGAGGGCGTATCGCTGGGAAGTGTTCGGCGGCGAATGCGTTATTCGCGTGTCCAGGCCGCGGCCTGAAAAAACGGGGACGTTATCCACCGTTTTTGAGGCCGTGGTGTTGAAAACGGTATTTTTGGAAATTTTTTTCGAAAAAAGGAGGCGATATCCACAAAATCTGACGGCAGGGCGTTGGGAAAAAGGGCTTGCAGGGCATGGTTTGAGCGGGTATCTTTGTCATGTGCAAAACACAGACAATCAAACAGTTCAGTTGGCCGACTACGAAAAAGTGGTGGCCAGTTACCAAAAGGTGGAGGCCGAGAACGCCGACTTAAAACAGCGCATCGCGTGGTTCGAGCGGATGGTGTTTGGGCGGAAGAGCGAGCGGTTTGTACCGGCAGAAGCTGAAGCGGGGCAATTGAACCTATTGTTTGACGCGGAGCAAAACGTGGCGGTGGAGCAGTCTGTTCGGCAGTTGATCGAGGCGCACGAGCGCAAGGCGCCGGAAAAGAAAGGGCCTGGCCACAACGGCCGCGTGCCGATCCCGGCAGACCTTCCTCGGGTGGAAGAGGTGATCGAGCCCGAGGAGGACGTCAGCGGCATGAAGCGCATTGGGGAAGACGTGACAGAAGTATTGGAATACGAGGCAGGCCGGGTTTGGGTGCGGCGCATCGTGCGGCCCAAATATGCCCGTGTTGAGACCACTGAAGATGATACCAATCAAGGCCAGATCGTGCAGGCACCGGCAAAGGACTTGCCCTTTGGCCGTTCAAAAGCCGGGGTGAGCCTCATCGCGCATATCCTGATCTCGAAATATGTGGAACACCTGCCGCTGCACCGGCTCATCGCCCGATTTGCCCGTAGCGGGCTGAAAATCCCGCCCGCCACGATGGGCCAATGGGTCAAAACCGGGGCCGATCCACTGCTGATCCTCTATGAAGCGTACAAAAAGATCGTTTTTGAATCTTTTTACCTCCAAATGGACGAAACAACGCTCAAAGTGCTGGAGGGCGAAAAAGGCAGGGCGCATTTGGGATACCTGTGGGCGGTGTTCGACCCGATACACAAACTGCCCTTCTTCTTTTATCAACCGGGACGCGACCACAAAGGCCCGAAAAAATTGTTGGAACGTTTTGCAGGTGTGCTGCAATGCGACGGGTTCGGCGTGTATGAAACACTGAACGCCAAACTTGA is drawn from Thermodesulfovibrionia bacterium and contains these coding sequences:
- the tnpB gene encoding IS66 family insertion sequence element accessory protein TnpB (TnpB, as the term is used for proteins encoded by IS66 family insertion elements, is considered an accessory protein, since TnpC, encoded by a neighboring gene, is a DDE family transposase.), producing MIGFTPSQRYYLSRQPADMRKSYDGLSGLVRQGLGRDPLSGEVFIFMNRRRTLVKLLVWDRSGFVLWSKRLERGTFELPRSTAVGASIILGWEELVLILEGVSLGSVRRRMRYSRVQAAA
- a CDS encoding IS66 family transposase; the protein is MFGGECVIRVSRPRPEKTGTLSTVFEAVVLKTVFLEIFFEKRRRYPQNLTAGRWEKGLAGHGLSGYLCHVQNTDNQTVQLADYEKVVASYQKVEAENADLKQRIAWFERMVFGRKSERFVPAEAEAGQLNLLFDAEQNVAVEQSVRQLIEAHERKAPEKKGPGHNGRVPIPADLPRVEEVIEPEEDVSGMKRIGEDVTEVLEYEAGRVWVRRIVRPKYARVETTEDDTNQGQIVQAPAKDLPFGRSKAGVSLIAHILISKYVEHLPLHRLIARFARSGLKIPPATMGQWVKTGADPLLILYEAYKKIVFESFYLQMDETTLKVLEGEKGRAHLGYLWAVFDPIHKLPFFFYQPGRDHKGPKKLLERFAGVLQCDGFGVYETLNAKLDALALMNCMAHIRREFFEAQSNDVQRAQTALTLIKLLYEVEEKARTLGLNAEQRLELRLKESKPIFDTLGEWLQTEYNKVTPASAIGKAIKYALNRWKNMVLFFANGNIEIDNNLVENIIRPAAIGRKNYLFAGSHESAQRTAMLYTFFAACKHHRIDPEKWLTDVLNRINDHKISRLEELMPQNWKPETESAARD